A single region of the Bicyclus anynana chromosome 14, ilBicAnyn1.1, whole genome shotgun sequence genome encodes:
- the LOC112044460 gene encoding uncharacterized protein LOC112044460, translated as MMHMPLLLMTLSAALAAPALDKPSRGLTDGDYYTIEADRRDLPEVENKFFQEIILPQKRAALVLDRLLIALQKALHEESASQRFDVDRDGPRTAPLRIANIETNDMTGLQRRGQGAARGRVLRCYFNAVTCF; from the exons ATGATGCACATGCCTCTGCTGTTGATGACGCTGTCAGCCGCGCTCGCTGCGCCCGCACTCGACAAACCCTCCAGGGGACTGACCGATGGAGACTACTACACTATTGAAGCAGATCGAAGAGATCTACCCGAGGTAGAGaat aaatttttccagGAAATAATCCTGCCTCAGAAAAGAGCAGCATTAGTGCTGGATCGTCTACTGATCGCGCTACAGAAAGCGCTGCACGAAGAAAGCGCCAGCCAGCGGTTCGATGTTGACAGGGACGGACCGCGAACAGCGCCCTTGCGTATTGCTAACATTGAGACTAATGATATG ACCGGTCTACAGAGGCGCGGGCAAGGAGCAGCCAGAGGTCGTGTGCTTCGATGTTACTTCAATGCTGTTACCTGCTTCtaa